In one Fibrobacter sp. genomic region, the following are encoded:
- a CDS encoding aminotransferase class I/II-fold pyridoxal phosphate-dependent enzyme, with the protein MSYNPLAEQANAELSANGCSVLSMLSERGKAIFFPRKGILGQGAEAKGKEINATIGTALEDDGSPLVLDCVLKSLNLPKQAFLYAPSFGNPDLRKAWKEQIVRKNPSLAGKAFSNPVVTCALTHAISCAGYLFLDPGDEVIIPDLYWDNYELVFVNSCGAKIKTFNTFKDGGFDTEALKKALSESKSQKKVVLLNFPNNPTGYTATEKEAVEIAKILTDCANAGNKVVALLDDAYFGLVYEDGVTKESLFSKVLDASENLLAVKLDGPTKEDYVWGFRVGFMSFGFKGATEAQLKALEDKAAGVVRGNISNGPSISQRILLAAFQSPEYLQQKAEKFAILKKRYDIIKQVLADHPEYKEAFEAMPCNSGYFMCVKPKGVDAELLRQKLISDYSTGTIMLSGLIRVAFSAVPTDKLGKLFENIYNCIMKMK; encoded by the coding sequence ATGAGCTACAATCCTCTCGCAGAACAGGCCAACGCGGAACTTTCCGCAAACGGCTGCAGCGTACTTTCCATGCTTTCCGAAAGGGGCAAGGCAATCTTCTTCCCCCGCAAGGGCATTCTGGGCCAGGGCGCCGAAGCCAAGGGCAAAGAAATCAACGCCACCATCGGCACCGCCCTGGAAGACGACGGTAGCCCCCTGGTTCTCGACTGCGTGCTCAAGAGCCTGAACCTGCCCAAGCAGGCCTTCCTCTACGCCCCCAGTTTCGGAAACCCCGACCTGCGCAAGGCCTGGAAAGAGCAGATTGTCCGCAAGAACCCGAGCCTCGCAGGCAAGGCTTTTAGCAACCCGGTTGTGACCTGCGCCCTGACCCACGCCATCAGCTGTGCGGGCTACCTTTTCTTGGATCCGGGCGACGAGGTGATTATCCCCGACCTTTACTGGGACAACTACGAACTGGTCTTCGTGAACAGCTGCGGTGCAAAGATCAAGACCTTCAACACCTTCAAGGACGGCGGTTTCGATACGGAAGCCCTTAAAAAGGCCCTTTCCGAGAGCAAGAGCCAGAAGAAGGTGGTGCTGTTGAACTTCCCCAACAACCCCACGGGCTATACCGCCACCGAAAAGGAAGCCGTCGAAATCGCGAAGATCCTTACGGACTGCGCAAACGCGGGCAACAAGGTGGTGGCCCTGCTGGACGACGCCTACTTTGGACTGGTCTATGAGGACGGCGTGACCAAGGAGTCCCTGTTCAGCAAGGTGCTGGACGCAAGCGAGAACCTGCTGGCCGTGAAGCTGGACGGCCCCACCAAGGAAGACTACGTGTGGGGTTTCCGCGTCGGGTTCATGAGTTTCGGTTTCAAGGGCGCCACGGAAGCCCAGCTGAAGGCCCTGGAAGACAAGGCCGCAGGCGTGGTCCGCGGAAACATCAGCAACGGCCCAAGCATCAGCCAGCGGATCCTGCTGGCCGCCTTCCAGAGTCCGGAATACCTGCAGCAGAAAGCCGAGAAGTTCGCCATCCTCAAGAAGCGCTACGACATCATCAAGCAGGTGCTGGCCGACCACCCCGAATACAAGGAGGCCTTCGAGGCCATGCCCTGCAACAGCGGCTACTTCATGTGCGTAAAGCCCAAGGGCGTAGATGCCGAACTGCTCCGCCAGAAGCTCATCAGCGACTACAGCACGGGTACCATCATGCTTTCGGGCCTTATCCGCGTGGCATTCAGCGCCGTACCTACCGACAAGTTGGGCAAGCTGTTCGAAAATATTTATAATTGCATTATGAAGATGAAATAG
- a CDS encoding AMP-binding protein, with protein MEYSDCTILEKLEYLSRFFPERAAALYEPKESLTYGDLWSLSGKIYAYLKKRGVGPEDTVMYCLPRGLGLYAAIVGTMRAGAAFVLTETDNSVQRTAFIRHDCQCREYVDEKAFLEILATDPMDGFVPENLHSLCYIAYTSGTSGTPKGVLHEYGSLENAGKSARCEGKPFLQTRDVFLLMSPLNFVSFPIAFAMAVTAGITVAIMPYGYGETEERFLEYLALNHVNAGYVTPAFLRKHPSLKLPWRLCIISSEPADGLCVEGVECYNTYASTEAGCLLAVHKLSRPETPALVGFPESDAELLVLNEDGKSAGQEEGEICFRSPYIRGYLHLPGETKRLVRDGIIHTGDAGKLTPGGFVVRGRFTEMFKVQGFRVEPEEIERLVSEICGIKNPVVRGFVYKDIFSVVVFYTGEADIDVVSAREKLMKVLPEYMVPTNFVRLPHFPILETGKLDRRRLLPKEGDWSELDKIESSKLPVVGKGRTSTVLGLGKDKVMKLFHASVPFATIQGEYEKTRLAHRMNIPSPEAYDVVHSRKRYGIIMDYVPGENLESLLFRCPRRRDELLKRYAEMVRKFHQIRVQDTSLPDQKEMSISIAKNLSKDKFSVQDIEKICNVFRCIPDSDGFVHGDCHAGNAIFNENGLTFIDFTLCGKGHPVFDLVCMYSHYVFLPSFEDDQSYRERTGVSKGEAENIFERFIGYYCDTHDVKFLEETKRQLQGVLAARICLSSVLFPGAFNDLVLRSVKSIAVDFSERYCRSGRINWTWELC; from the coding sequence GTGGAGTATTCGGATTGTACAATTCTTGAAAAACTGGAATATCTTTCCCGTTTTTTCCCGGAAAGGGCAGCGGCCTTATACGAGCCGAAGGAGAGCCTTACCTATGGAGACCTCTGGAGTCTTTCGGGCAAGATTTACGCCTACCTCAAGAAAAGGGGCGTCGGCCCCGAAGATACGGTCATGTACTGCCTGCCCAGGGGGCTTGGACTTTATGCCGCCATCGTGGGGACCATGCGTGCAGGGGCGGCCTTTGTGCTTACCGAAACGGACAACAGCGTGCAGAGGACAGCCTTTATCCGCCACGACTGCCAGTGCAGGGAGTACGTGGACGAAAAAGCTTTTCTGGAAATCCTTGCAACGGACCCCATGGATGGATTCGTCCCCGAAAATCTGCATAGTCTCTGTTATATCGCCTACACCTCGGGAACTTCAGGAACACCCAAGGGAGTGCTTCACGAATATGGCTCCCTGGAAAATGCGGGGAAATCGGCTCGATGCGAAGGAAAGCCCTTTTTGCAAACCCGGGATGTTTTTCTCTTGATGAGCCCCCTGAATTTCGTCTCCTTTCCTATTGCCTTTGCCATGGCGGTCACTGCCGGAATAACCGTCGCCATTATGCCGTACGGGTATGGGGAAACCGAAGAAAGGTTCCTGGAGTATTTGGCGCTGAACCATGTCAACGCCGGCTACGTGACGCCCGCTTTTTTGCGAAAACATCCGTCCTTGAAACTGCCCTGGAGGCTGTGCATAATTTCTAGCGAGCCCGCCGACGGCCTGTGTGTGGAGGGAGTCGAATGTTATAATACCTACGCTTCTACAGAAGCGGGCTGCCTCCTTGCGGTCCATAAGTTGAGCCGTCCGGAGACCCCTGCTCTGGTGGGGTTCCCCGAGTCGGATGCTGAACTGCTCGTGCTGAACGAAGATGGGAAAAGCGCGGGCCAAGAGGAGGGCGAAATCTGTTTCAGGTCTCCCTATATTCGAGGTTATCTCCATCTGCCAGGCGAAACAAAAAGGCTTGTTCGCGATGGCATCATCCATACGGGCGATGCCGGAAAATTGACGCCAGGGGGATTCGTTGTCCGTGGCCGTTTTACGGAGATGTTCAAGGTACAGGGCTTCAGGGTTGAACCCGAAGAAATCGAAAGACTGGTTTCAGAAATTTGCGGTATCAAAAACCCCGTGGTCCGCGGGTTTGTCTATAAGGATATCTTTTCCGTAGTTGTTTTTTATACGGGCGAAGCAGATATCGATGTGGTGTCTGCCAGAGAAAAACTGATGAAGGTTCTCCCCGAATATATGGTTCCCACCAATTTTGTCAGGTTGCCCCATTTCCCGATTCTGGAAACCGGAAAACTGGATCGGCGCCGTCTTTTGCCCAAAGAAGGGGACTGGAGCGAATTGGACAAGATAGAATCGTCAAAACTTCCTGTCGTTGGGAAGGGCCGGACATCGACAGTTCTTGGGCTAGGGAAAGACAAGGTGATGAAATTGTTCCATGCATCCGTCCCTTTTGCGACTATCCAGGGGGAATACGAAAAGACCCGTCTGGCGCACCGGATGAACATTCCCTCTCCGGAAGCCTACGATGTCGTTCATTCGCGAAAGCGTTACGGGATTATCATGGACTATGTGCCGGGTGAGAATTTGGAGTCTCTGCTTTTCAGGTGCCCCCGTAGGCGGGACGAACTGCTGAAAAGATATGCCGAAATGGTCAGGAAATTTCACCAGATAAGGGTACAGGATACGAGTTTGCCCGACCAGAAGGAAATGTCCATCTCCATTGCCAAAAATCTGAGCAAGGATAAGTTCTCCGTTCAGGATATCGAAAAGATTTGCAATGTATTCAGGTGCATTCCCGATAGCGACGGCTTTGTCCATGGGGACTGCCATGCCGGAAACGCCATCTTCAACGAAAACGGATTGACCTTTATCGATTTTACCTTGTGCGGCAAGGGACATCCGGTATTCGACTTGGTCTGCATGTATTCCCATTATGTTTTCTTACCCTCTTTCGAAGACGACCAGAGTTACAGGGAACGGACCGGCGTTTCAAAGGGCGAGGCGGAAAATATTTTTGAAAGATTCATCGGTTACTATTGCGATACCCACGACGTAAAATTTTTGGAAGAGACCAAAAGGCAGCTGCAAGGGGTTCTGGCGGCAAGGATTTGCCTCTCGTCGGTGCTTTTCCCGGGTGCCTTTAACGATCTTGTGCTGCGGTCGGTCAAGTCCATCGCTGTCGATTTTTCAGAGAGGTATTGCCGTTCCGGACGTATCAACTGGACCTGGGAGTTATGCTAG
- a CDS encoding MFS transporter: MLEELRRRYSCRFYRLFPWQNAIEAEHLFFVVCDVMFLHAVKGVSFAQFSFLISFSLLFSVIVQYPLLKCIHAVGTRRSVQLGSLFFLLSALCFTFAPNYWVIMAGGIAKCIGFTFNLLGAALLKEKLVQDGRDNEYVAFQSDANNMACLLMMLSSLLCGFLFSCNPYFPMFGCIIFCALGVLLSFMITSCCGTVEEKQTDEKPQIIKRNKVFLGIPLLVSFGLLTAMTGIGLSYARINFQEALTLKIDLTQTLKLLGVVSFLVYLFRFLSNVLMSKFFSRLGRRLYLALQLVLAVSLAFQILPWVCRPTAPTLFLLSLGYLGMSFVRDPYVTAVQNESLLVEDPIKRQSNMVTLNFVKKVGALFLSTVFTLMLKETSISSVMVAMCTLAAVSLFLAASQFVIGRRNH; encoded by the coding sequence ATGCTAGAAGAATTACGCCGTCGGTATTCTTGCAGGTTCTACAGGCTCTTTCCGTGGCAAAACGCCATAGAGGCGGAGCATTTGTTTTTCGTCGTCTGCGACGTCATGTTTCTCCATGCGGTAAAGGGAGTGTCCTTTGCCCAGTTTTCTTTTTTGATTTCCTTTTCCTTGCTCTTTTCCGTAATCGTCCAGTACCCCTTGCTCAAATGTATTCACGCCGTGGGAACACGCCGGTCGGTTCAGTTGGGCAGCCTCTTTTTCCTGCTGTCGGCCCTGTGCTTTACCTTTGCCCCGAACTACTGGGTGATTATGGCAGGGGGAATCGCCAAATGTATCGGTTTTACCTTCAACTTGCTGGGGGCCGCGCTCCTTAAAGAAAAACTGGTTCAAGACGGCAGGGACAATGAATATGTGGCATTCCAGTCAGATGCCAACAATATGGCCTGCTTGTTGATGATGCTTTCATCTTTGTTGTGCGGGTTTCTTTTTTCGTGCAATCCCTATTTCCCTATGTTCGGGTGCATAATCTTTTGCGCCTTGGGCGTTCTGTTGTCTTTTATGATAACGTCTTGTTGCGGAACTGTTGAAGAAAAACAAACTGACGAGAAGCCCCAAATAATTAAACGGAACAAGGTGTTTTTAGGCATTCCTCTTCTCGTTTCCTTTGGGCTTTTGACGGCCATGACCGGCATAGGGCTTTCTTATGCCCGTATCAATTTCCAGGAGGCCCTGACTTTAAAGATTGACCTTACCCAAACATTGAAATTGCTTGGGGTCGTGTCTTTTCTGGTCTATCTGTTTCGCTTTCTTTCGAATGTTTTGATGTCGAAATTCTTCAGTCGGTTGGGCCGGAGGCTGTATCTCGCCCTACAGCTGGTACTTGCGGTTTCGCTGGCATTCCAGATTTTGCCGTGGGTGTGCCGCCCGACCGCACCTACACTGTTTTTGCTTTCGTTGGGGTACCTGGGCATGTCCTTTGTCCGTGACCCTTACGTGACTGCGGTTCAGAATGAATCACTCCTGGTGGAGGACCCCATAAAGAGGCAGTCCAATATGGTGACCCTGAATTTCGTAAAGAAGGTAGGCGCCCTGTTCTTGAGCACGGTGTTTACCCTCATGCTCAAGGAAACCTCTATTTCGTCGGTGATGGTGGCGATGTGCACCCTTGCGGCGGTCTCGCTGTTTCTGGCCGCCAGTCAGTTCGTTATTGGTCGGCGGAATCATTAA
- a CDS encoding carbohydrate-binding protein, which produces MKKFWCFGLALCMGFSMAQAARQMEWLNRGLVAVKTSGGVFLSWRVLGTDGEATGFNLYRDGEKIASFTGTQASNYTDTKGTTASKYSVKAVVGGKEQAADAAVSVWNDQFLTVNLDRPNGGSDYTYSPNDIAVGDVDGDGEFELILKWDPSNSKDNSQKGKTGNVIIDCYKMNGKKLWRIDLGVNIRAGAHYTQMLVGDYDSDGRAEFAVKTAPGTKDGSGSYLSLGSAKGADHSKDYRNSNGYILSGPEWLTIFNGETGKEMATVDYNPGRGTVKSWGDSYGNRVDRFLATNAYLDGKKPSMVFQRGYYTRMAITAYDWDGKSLTQRWYYNAATSGQECYGQGNHNVSAGDVDGDGFDEIIEGSCAIDHDGKFMYRTGKGHGDAMHLSDLDPDNAGLEVWQVHEEKPYGYDLHDARTGKLLFSETSSGDNGRGVAGDVDSNSRGHELWSAANWNTYTAKGAIWKADKRPAYNFRIYWDGDLLDELLDNTTISKWDHAKLQSSTIFQMQGNSCNTTKATPNFSGDILGDWREEVILHDGASKLYIYTTTIPTEHRMYTLAHDPVYRLGMSWQNTAYNQPPHLGFWLHGNKGKFPVPDITLIGDNTPKAAAIVKQGAGSSSQFIVKGDAIVPFTFAIQYADGATVEGLPAGVTAAWNASTSSLYFSGTPTVEGEFTYTITTKGGNADFGEATRSGTITILSVVESGPAPVSILSDIEAAVPTDAKGMANNNHENFRGEGFYDFENSLDSYGIYHLVSPKAYDNATMVLRYAHGKTDTRRIMVKMNDDLIGSLTFAPTADWDTWDSVMVSVNLKAGLNILYLKSLEENGAPNLDQLAFDVPGVSLYESESQLSGIDSLQVKAGESESAALNSNLRLANGVYVNFSENTIVTHHGGNVELGFFDMKGHCIARIAKNVPAGNTDLGEQVKNLPGGIYVVQVKFNGKKLKNVMRTKINR; this is translated from the coding sequence ATGAAAAAATTTTGGTGTTTTGGGTTGGCCCTTTGTATGGGCTTTTCTATGGCTCAGGCAGCGCGGCAGATGGAGTGGCTGAATCGCGGCCTAGTTGCCGTTAAGACGAGCGGGGGTGTGTTCCTCAGCTGGCGCGTTCTCGGAACCGATGGCGAGGCAACGGGCTTTAATTTGTATCGTGACGGCGAGAAAATCGCAAGTTTTACCGGTACGCAGGCGAGCAACTATACCGACACGAAGGGAACTACCGCAAGTAAGTACTCCGTGAAGGCCGTTGTCGGTGGCAAGGAACAGGCAGCAGATGCAGCGGTCTCTGTGTGGAATGACCAGTTTTTGACTGTGAATCTTGACCGGCCGAATGGCGGTAGCGACTATACCTATAGCCCCAACGATATTGCGGTAGGCGATGTGGATGGTGACGGTGAATTTGAGCTTATTCTCAAGTGGGATCCGAGTAATTCCAAAGATAATTCGCAGAAGGGCAAGACCGGCAATGTGATCATTGATTGCTACAAGATGAACGGCAAGAAACTATGGCGCATTGACCTTGGTGTGAACATTCGTGCGGGAGCTCATTATACGCAGATGCTCGTTGGCGACTATGATAGCGATGGCAGGGCGGAATTTGCCGTGAAGACGGCCCCCGGCACAAAAGATGGAAGCGGTAGTTACCTGTCGCTCGGTTCGGCGAAGGGTGCCGACCATAGCAAGGATTATAGAAACTCCAACGGATACATTCTCTCGGGACCTGAGTGGCTCACGATTTTCAACGGCGAGACCGGCAAGGAAATGGCGACGGTGGATTATAACCCCGGACGCGGCACGGTCAAGAGCTGGGGCGATAGTTACGGCAACCGCGTGGATCGATTCCTGGCGACAAATGCCTACCTTGATGGCAAAAAACCAAGTATGGTGTTTCAGCGTGGCTATTACACCCGCATGGCGATTACCGCTTACGATTGGGATGGAAAGTCGCTTACGCAGCGTTGGTACTACAACGCAGCTACAAGCGGTCAGGAATGCTATGGACAGGGCAATCACAACGTTTCGGCGGGCGATGTGGATGGCGACGGCTTTGACGAAATCATCGAAGGGAGCTGTGCCATTGACCACGATGGCAAATTCATGTACCGCACGGGCAAGGGCCACGGCGATGCTATGCACCTGAGCGACCTGGACCCCGATAATGCAGGTCTTGAAGTTTGGCAGGTCCATGAAGAAAAACCCTATGGTTACGATTTGCACGATGCCCGCACCGGCAAGTTGCTTTTTAGCGAGACCAGCTCCGGCGACAACGGCCGCGGAGTTGCGGGCGATGTAGATTCAAACAGCCGCGGGCACGAACTTTGGTCTGCAGCCAACTGGAACACCTATACGGCGAAGGGTGCTATCTGGAAGGCGGATAAGCGGCCTGCCTATAACTTCCGCATTTACTGGGATGGCGACCTGCTTGATGAGCTTTTAGACAATACGACCATTAGCAAGTGGGACCACGCCAAGCTGCAGAGCAGTACGATTTTCCAGATGCAGGGCAACAGTTGCAACACCACCAAGGCAACGCCGAACTTTAGCGGAGACATTCTTGGCGATTGGCGAGAAGAAGTCATTCTGCACGATGGGGCGTCTAAGCTTTACATCTACACGACCACGATTCCGACAGAACATCGCATGTATACGCTGGCCCATGATCCAGTTTATCGCCTGGGAATGAGCTGGCAGAACACCGCCTACAACCAGCCACCGCATCTAGGATTTTGGCTGCACGGCAACAAGGGCAAGTTCCCGGTGCCCGATATTACGCTTATTGGCGACAACACGCCGAAGGCGGCCGCAATCGTGAAACAGGGGGCAGGAAGTTCTAGCCAGTTTATCGTGAAGGGTGATGCCATTGTGCCGTTTACTTTTGCGATTCAATATGCCGATGGGGCTACGGTAGAAGGCCTTCCGGCGGGAGTAACAGCGGCTTGGAACGCTTCCACAAGTTCGCTCTATTTTAGCGGGACTCCGACTGTAGAAGGTGAATTTACCTATACGATTACGACCAAGGGTGGAAATGCTGACTTTGGCGAGGCTACTCGCAGCGGGACTATCACTATCTTGAGCGTTGTAGAATCCGGTCCGGCACCGGTGTCGATTTTGAGTGACATTGAGGCTGCTGTTCCGACCGATGCGAAGGGCATGGCAAATAATAACCATGAAAACTTCCGTGGCGAAGGATTCTACGACTTTGAAAATAGCCTGGATAGTTATGGTATTTACCACCTTGTTTCGCCAAAGGCCTACGACAATGCCACGATGGTGCTGCGCTATGCTCACGGAAAGACGGATACGCGCCGCATTATGGTGAAGATGAATGACGACCTGATTGGTTCGCTGACCTTCGCGCCGACTGCGGATTGGGATACGTGGGATTCCGTAATGGTTTCTGTAAACTTGAAGGCGGGCCTCAACATTCTTTATTTGAAGTCCCTGGAAGAAAACGGAGCTCCGAATTTAGACCAATTGGCTTTCGACGTACCGGGAGTGAGCCTTTATGAGAGCGAATCTCAGCTTTCGGGAATAGACTCTCTGCAAGTAAAGGCAGGCGAGTCTGAAAGTGCGGCACTCAATTCAAATCTCCGCCTCGCTAATGGCGTATATGTGAACTTTAGTGAAAATACGATTGTCACACACCATGGCGGCAATGTAGAATTGGGCTTTTTTGACATGAAGGGCCACTGTATAGCGCGAATTGCCAAGAACGTTCCGGCAGGGAATACTGACCTGGGCGAACAGGTAAAAAATCTACCTGGAGGAATTTACGTGGTTCAGGTAAAGTTCAACGGCAAGAAACTTAAAAACGTGATGCGAACAAAAATCAACAGGTAA
- a CDS encoding carbohydrate-binding protein: protein MGCFRHKMLTWAFALGLVGVTHVYAGSPIVKVDFDMSGRNSSEVTEPNYIPWVVSGVTSKDTTLSGVKIGIAGSRNIKATWYKAGVQSPSYAKLVCDGVIIENGGNITLTFSNLAAGSHSLLLYLNDVSGTATSNSIDVYVNNSKQTSVNPTNRALSTSEAATAYVTFSVSGTSASTAIKLNLSTATLNAFELDVPNVAAQASSPSPTDLDYHTPHDNGALTLTWTAASGATKHRVFFGTDSTSVAKATTSTTAIYKGEQSGTTYKVSGTTPLSTYYWRVDEVNGSTVTQGNVWSFKPGRLAFEGAEGYGRNALGGRGGKVVYVTNLNDDGAGSLREACTADIGPRTIMFKVAGMIQLKSRLVCNHSQVTIAGQSAPGKGITIKSAPIGFTGNDMIIRFMRVRLGYGQTYDGMGLTGGDHSILDHASISWTIDEAFSSRGGKNITLQRTLISEALNVADHQNYPSGTGHGYAATIGGDIGSFHHNLLAHNEGRNWSMGGGLDGNGYYAGRLDIFNNVVYNWEGRVTDGGAHEVNFVGNYYKAGAASRILDYVLSADLEGTGNGSQAYYFHNNVLQLKDGSFKCDGTNDGSTSNGGSGKADACKRYTLNNGQNLNWNVWNSKPFFESYATIQGAKAAYKDVLSDVGQRMPILDNHDQRMIRETKNGTYSATGSKSGLPGIPDRETDVTDTANIKGWEPYPSASWADGYDSDLDGLPDWWENMYGYNPKSKSGDFSDANKDRLGDGWTELERYLEWMARAHYTFAKGETQVIDLSQFTAGYDNGTYTVSAPTGVTATVNGSKMTVKLADNFGGVGYIKFTLKDKEGDSFGRYIGVTQQLAASATTPTSSSSSEAVTPASSSSVTPASAAGSADGVYQAEDGTLANDAIFEDRNTGFAGTGYVNFAATAGSSTKIPVTVKAAGEYTVTLTYALGKDETRKLCIRVGGEEAVQMEFASTGTWTDWKTVDITLNLVAGVNEIEFATIDGDGPNLDQIKLTLSENISFVVPNSVAKFHSSVSNNIVFMTGVPQNAKITVTDFSGKNLMTQKSIVTTNGTASVSLQDYGCGIYLVNIRSIYGSAKFNKTIKVMRR from the coding sequence ATGGGATGCTTTAGACATAAAATGTTGACATGGGCGTTTGCCCTTGGACTTGTGGGGGTGACCCATGTTTATGCGGGTTCCCCGATTGTCAAGGTGGACTTCGACATGAGCGGGCGCAATTCGAGCGAAGTTACGGAGCCCAACTATATTCCGTGGGTGGTTTCGGGTGTCACTTCCAAGGACACGACCCTTTCGGGCGTAAAAATCGGAATCGCCGGTAGCAGAAATATTAAGGCCACCTGGTACAAGGCGGGCGTGCAGTCCCCGAGCTACGCAAAACTGGTTTGCGACGGCGTGATTATTGAAAACGGCGGTAACATTACGCTCACTTTCTCGAATCTTGCCGCTGGCTCGCACAGTTTGTTGCTTTATCTTAACGATGTCAGCGGTACGGCGACATCGAACAGCATCGATGTCTATGTGAATAACTCCAAGCAAACTTCCGTGAATCCGACGAACCGTGCGCTTTCGACATCCGAGGCCGCTACGGCGTATGTGACGTTCTCTGTAAGCGGGACTTCCGCTTCTACGGCAATCAAGTTGAATCTGAGCACGGCGACTTTGAATGCGTTTGAACTCGATGTTCCGAATGTGGCGGCACAGGCTTCCAGCCCTTCACCAACGGATTTGGATTACCACACCCCACACGACAATGGCGCTCTCACGCTGACCTGGACGGCGGCAAGCGGCGCGACCAAGCACCGCGTATTCTTTGGCACGGATTCTACCTCGGTCGCAAAAGCAACAACTAGCACGACAGCGATTTACAAGGGCGAACAGTCCGGCACGACCTACAAGGTTTCGGGAACGACTCCGCTTTCGACTTATTACTGGCGCGTAGATGAAGTGAACGGTTCTACGGTGACTCAGGGCAATGTGTGGAGCTTTAAGCCGGGACGTCTTGCATTTGAAGGTGCCGAAGGCTATGGCCGTAACGCTCTCGGTGGTCGTGGTGGCAAGGTGGTTTATGTGACAAACCTGAACGACGATGGCGCAGGCAGTTTGCGCGAGGCGTGCACGGCGGATATTGGCCCGCGTACCATTATGTTCAAGGTGGCGGGCATGATTCAGCTCAAGTCCCGCTTGGTGTGTAATCATAGCCAAGTGACGATTGCAGGACAGTCTGCGCCGGGTAAAGGAATTACCATTAAGAGTGCTCCCATCGGTTTTACCGGCAACGACATGATTATCCGTTTTATGCGAGTGCGTCTGGGATACGGTCAAACTTATGACGGAATGGGACTCACCGGTGGCGACCACAGCATTCTGGATCACGCATCTATCAGCTGGACCATTGACGAGGCGTTCTCTAGCCGCGGCGGCAAGAATATCACTCTTCAACGCACCTTGATTTCGGAAGCCTTAAACGTGGCCGACCACCAGAATTATCCGTCGGGTACGGGGCATGGATACGCGGCGACCATCGGTGGTGACATCGGAAGTTTCCACCACAACTTGCTGGCCCATAACGAGGGCCGTAACTGGAGTATGGGCGGCGGCCTTGATGGTAATGGTTATTATGCCGGTCGCTTGGATATTTTCAACAATGTGGTCTATAACTGGGAAGGCCGCGTCACGGATGGCGGCGCTCATGAGGTGAACTTTGTCGGCAATTACTACAAGGCGGGAGCTGCATCGCGCATCTTGGATTATGTGCTGAGTGCGGATCTCGAAGGAACTGGCAATGGTTCGCAGGCGTATTACTTCCACAACAATGTCTTGCAACTTAAGGATGGCTCGTTTAAGTGCGATGGTACGAATGACGGTAGCACATCGAATGGCGGGTCCGGAAAAGCAGACGCCTGCAAACGCTACACCCTGAATAATGGACAGAATCTCAATTGGAATGTGTGGAACAGCAAGCCCTTCTTTGAATCTTATGCGACCATCCAGGGCGCAAAGGCTGCCTATAAGGACGTGTTGAGCGATGTGGGCCAGCGTATGCCAATTTTAGACAACCACGATCAGCGTATGATTCGCGAAACCAAGAACGGAACCTATAGCGCCACGGGTTCCAAGAGCGGACTCCCCGGAATCCCTGACCGTGAAACTGATGTCACCGATACCGCGAATATCAAGGGCTGGGAACCGTATCCGAGTGCGAGCTGGGCAGACGGTTACGATAGCGACCTTGACGGTCTCCCGGACTGGTGGGAAAATATGTATGGCTATAATCCGAAATCCAAGAGTGGCGACTTTAGCGATGCGAATAAGGACCGCCTGGGTGATGGTTGGACAGAACTGGAACGCTACCTGGAGTGGATGGCTCGCGCCCACTATACTTTTGCAAAGGGTGAAACCCAGGTGATTGACCTTTCGCAGTTTACTGCAGGCTATGACAACGGAACTTACACGGTTTCCGCTCCGACAGGCGTGACTGCAACTGTGAACGGCTCCAAGATGACGGTCAAGCTTGCCGATAATTTCGGTGGCGTTGGCTACATCAAGTTTACGCTTAAGGACAAGGAAGGCGACTCCTTCGGCCGTTATATCGGCGTGACCCAGCAACTTGCCGCAAGTGCTACTACTCCCACAAGTTCTTCTTCCTCGGAAGCTGTTACGCCGGCATCTAGCAGTTCCGTGACTCCGGCTTCTGCTGCAGGAAGTGCCGACGGTGTTTACCAGGCCGAAGATGGAACGCTTGCAAATGACGCAATCTTTGAAGACCGCAACACAGGATTTGCTGGAACGGGCTATGTGAACTTTGCTGCAACCGCAGGCAGTTCCACGAAGATCCCTGTAACAGTAAAGGCTGCTGGTGAATACACCGTGACACTCACCTACGCCCTTGGCAAAGACGAAACACGTAAACTTTGCATTAGGGTGGGTGGTGAAGAAGCCGTACAGATGGAATTTGCCTCAACGGGAACATGGACTGACTGGAAAACGGTCGACATTACACTCAACCTTGTTGCCGGTGTGAACGAAATTGAGTTTGCTACCATTGATGGCGATGGGCCGAATTTGGATCAGATTAAGCTCACCCTGTCGGAAAATATATCATTTGTCGTGCCGAATTCTGTAGCAAAATTCCATTCTAGCGTTTCGAACAATATCGTGTTCATGACCGGGGTTCCGCAGAATGCAAAAATTACCGTGACTGATTTTAGTGGCAAAAACCTGATGACACAAAAATCTATCGTGACGACAAACGGCACGGCATCGGTAAGCCTCCAAGATTACGGCTGTGGCATTTACCTAGTGAATATTCGCAGTATTTATGGTAGTGCCAAGTTTAACAAGACCATCAAGGTTATGCGTAGATAA